The Kineococcus radiotolerans SRS30216 = ATCC BAA-149 genomic interval CGGCCTCGTCGGCGGAGGCGAGCAGCCCCGTCCCGGCGAGCATGGGCACCCCGGCCGCCCCGGCCAGTTCGCGGGCGGTGTGCTTGCTGCCGAACGCGGTGATCTGCTCGGGGGTGGGACCGACGAACGCCAGGCCGGCGTCCTCGCAGGCGCGGGCGAACTCCACGTTCTCGGAGAGGAACCCGTAGCCGGGGTGCACCGCGCCGGCGCCGGTGTCCAGCGCGGCCTGCAGGACCGCGTCGGTGCGCAGGTAGGACTCCCGCGCGGGGGCGGGGCCGAGGCGGACGGCGACGTCGGCCTCGCGGACGTGCGGGGCGGCGCGGTCGGCGTCGGAGAACACCGCGACCGTGCGCAGGCCCAGGTCCCGGGCGGACCGCACGACGCGGCGCGCGATCTCCCCCCGGTTGGCGACGAGCAGGGTGTCGAAGGCGGGGGCGGGGGTCACCGGGGCACCGTCACGATCATGCGCAGGGGCGTGGGGTCGAAGTCGTTGCAGGGGTTGTTGACCTGCGGGCAGTTGGAGACGACGACGAGGACGTCGACCTCCGCGCGCACCGCGACGCGCTTGCCGGGACCGGAGATCCCGTCGACGATCCCGAGGGCGCCGTCGGCCTCGACGGGGACGTTCATGAACCAGTTGAGGTTCGAGACGAGGTCGCGGGCGTCGAGGCCGTGGCGGGCGCCCTCGGCGAGGAAGTTCTCCCGGCAGCCGTGCTGGGCGGCGGTGTGGTGGCCGTAGCGCAGGGTGTTGGACTCCTTGCCGCAGGCGCCGCCGATGGTGTCCTGGCGCTCCACCTCGTTGCCCACGACGGTCATCAGCGGGTTGCCGTGCTGGCTGCGCAGCACCGTCCCCGTGCGCACGTACGCGTTGCCCTGCCAGGCCAGGGTGTCCGGGACGCTGTAGCGCTCGCTGCGGTCGGCGTCGGCGAAGACGAGGCAGTCCGCGGACTGGTTGCCGCCGACGTCGACGATCGTCAGCACGTGACCGGCGCGCACGACCGCCGACCACGGGCCGCGGGCCGCGACGCGGTCGTCGAGGACGACGTCGCCGTCGACGAGGGGCGAACCCCAGTCCCAGCGGGTG includes:
- a CDS encoding urea amidolyase associated protein UAAP2 — encoded protein: MTTAAPETGSRTRWDWGSPLVDGDVVLDDRVAARGPWSAVVRAGHVLTIVDVGGNQSADCLVFADADRSERYSVPDTLAWQGNAYVRTGTVLRSQHGNPLMTVVGNEVERQDTIGGACGKESNTLRYGHHTAAQHGCRENFLAEGARHGLDARDLVSNLNWFMNVPVEADGALGIVDGISGPGKRVAVRAEVDVLVVVSNCPQVNNPCNDFDPTPLRMIVTVPR